In a single window of the Flavivirga spongiicola genome:
- a CDS encoding VPS10 domain-containing protein — MRTKYIIVAFLLAFFVTHFNHAQKRNKEKQQPLDAINLQGLKWRNIGPAVNSGRISEIAVNPNNPFEYYVATASGGVWKTVNAGVDYQPIFDSQGSYSIGYVVIDPNNSNVIWVGTGENNNQRSVAYGDGVYKSTDGGQSWENMGLKSSEHIGKIIVDPNDSNIVYVAAIGPLWSKGGERGLYKTTDGGSTWHRVLHVDEHTGVSDMVMDPRDSNVIYATTHQRRRHVYTYVSGGPGSGIHKSVDGGTTWEKINKGLPDVELGRIGLSISQSNPEILYAIVEASNKKGGFYRSTNRGSSWEKRSSYVTSGNYYQEIMTDPLDSETIYAMDTWLHVSHDGGKSFKKTGEVYKHVDNHSIWIDPTNTKHWLVGTDGGIFETFDAAKHWDFKENLPITQFYKVSVDNDAPFYNVYGGTQDNSTLGGPSRVITNHGITNQDWIIPTGGDGFETQIDPSNPNIVYSQSQYGGLVRYDKISGEQLGIKPTERENENQYTWNWDAPLVISTHNPKRLYFAANKVFKSDDYGNSWEVISDDLTRQLDRNTLRVYDRVVSIDAVAKNASTSIYGSVVALSESPLDENLLIAGTDDGLIQITNNGGQSWKRIDHIPGAPKQSYINNVYLSQHDKNVIYVAFNHHKYGDFKPYIFKSNDQGNTWKSISNNLPVRGSVYAIEEDHVDKNLIFCGTEFGVYFSPSSGARWKKLETGLPTIAVRDIAIQRRENDLVLGTFGRGFYILDDYTSLRHIENTEQQETAIIYPIRDALMWEESNPLGLSEKSFNGHNFFSAENLGPELTLTYFYKDTYKSLKEVRQEKEKELIKGLNDTPYPSYETLKAEENEIAPKLVFIIKDEAGNVVKKILKGPKKGVQRLQWDLRYDYDKPIDLNQSNDYNPWAGKKIATLVNPGTYSVEMHLLSDGDMSLLVAPQSFKVKALNNTVLPAADRSAKVAFQREVNALHTEMSISGDKINQITNKLKHIKEAIKIADYPIDKLTKSVLNIEGQLKEIRISLYGDPLKTRLDIDQKLPTSSRLGAIAYQQKYSTSSPTKTHLNSFKIAKSQFAGIKAKVDTLYEVDIKTLEKLLKEVGAPYTPGRLMESPKN; from the coding sequence ATGAGAACAAAGTACATTATTGTTGCTTTTTTGCTAGCATTTTTTGTAACGCATTTTAATCATGCGCAAAAAAGAAATAAAGAAAAACAACAACCTTTAGATGCTATTAATTTGCAAGGATTAAAATGGAGAAACATTGGTCCAGCAGTAAATTCGGGAAGAATTTCAGAAATAGCTGTAAACCCTAATAACCCATTCGAGTATTATGTGGCTACTGCATCTGGAGGGGTTTGGAAAACAGTAAATGCAGGGGTAGATTATCAGCCTATTTTTGATAGTCAAGGTTCATACTCTATAGGATATGTCGTTATAGATCCTAATAATTCTAATGTTATTTGGGTTGGTACAGGAGAAAATAACAATCAACGTTCGGTGGCCTACGGCGATGGTGTTTATAAGTCTACAGATGGTGGACAGAGTTGGGAAAATATGGGCTTAAAAAGCTCTGAGCATATTGGAAAAATTATTGTTGATCCTAATGATTCCAATATTGTTTATGTAGCAGCTATCGGTCCGTTATGGAGTAAAGGAGGAGAAAGAGGATTATATAAAACTACGGATGGCGGAAGCACATGGCATCGTGTTTTACATGTTGATGAACATACCGGGGTTAGTGATATGGTTATGGATCCTCGGGATTCTAACGTTATTTATGCAACGACACACCAAAGAAGAAGACATGTTTATACTTATGTAAGCGGGGGCCCAGGTTCTGGAATTCATAAAAGTGTTGATGGTGGTACTACTTGGGAAAAAATAAACAAAGGATTACCTGATGTAGAATTAGGCAGGATAGGGTTGTCTATATCGCAATCTAATCCGGAAATTCTTTATGCCATCGTAGAAGCTTCGAACAAAAAAGGTGGGTTTTATAGATCTACAAATCGAGGCTCTAGCTGGGAAAAGCGAAGTAGTTATGTAACTAGTGGGAATTACTATCAGGAAATAATGACAGACCCATTAGATTCTGAAACTATTTATGCGATGGATACCTGGTTGCATGTTAGTCATGATGGCGGGAAATCTTTTAAGAAAACAGGCGAGGTTTACAAGCACGTAGATAATCATTCCATATGGATAGACCCTACAAATACGAAGCATTGGTTAGTAGGTACAGATGGCGGGATTTTTGAAACTTTTGATGCAGCAAAACACTGGGATTTTAAAGAAAACCTTCCAATAACACAATTTTATAAAGTATCGGTAGATAATGATGCGCCATTTTATAATGTTTATGGTGGAACGCAAGACAACTCAACATTAGGAGGCCCTTCGCGTGTGATTACAAATCACGGAATCACCAATCAGGATTGGATCATTCCAACAGGAGGTGACGGATTTGAAACACAAATTGATCCATCGAACCCTAATATTGTATACTCACAGTCACAATACGGTGGACTCGTTAGATACGATAAGATTAGTGGCGAACAACTTGGAATTAAACCTACAGAAAGAGAAAATGAAAATCAATATACATGGAACTGGGATGCCCCTTTGGTCATTAGTACACATAATCCAAAACGATTATATTTTGCAGCCAACAAGGTTTTTAAATCGGATGATTACGGAAACAGTTGGGAAGTTATAAGTGACGATCTAACACGTCAATTAGATAGAAATACGCTTAGAGTTTATGACCGTGTTGTGAGTATTGATGCTGTTGCTAAAAATGCGTCAACCTCTATTTATGGGTCTGTGGTTGCTTTGTCTGAATCACCACTTGATGAAAATTTATTGATAGCTGGGACAGATGACGGTTTAATTCAAATAACAAATAATGGGGGGCAATCATGGAAACGAATAGATCATATTCCCGGGGCACCAAAGCAGTCATATATTAATAATGTATACCTGTCCCAGCACGATAAAAATGTTATCTATGTGGCATTTAATCATCATAAATATGGAGATTTTAAGCCCTATATATTTAAATCTAACGATCAGGGAAACACATGGAAGTCTATTAGTAATAACTTACCAGTAAGAGGAAGTGTTTATGCTATAGAAGAAGATCATGTAGATAAAAACTTAATTTTTTGTGGTACAGAGTTTGGTGTTTATTTTTCTCCTAGCTCTGGAGCACGTTGGAAAAAGTTAGAAACAGGTTTACCAACAATTGCTGTAAGGGATATAGCTATACAAAGAAGAGAGAACGATTTGGTTTTAGGAACTTTTGGAAGAGGGTTTTATATTTTAGATGATTATACGTCGCTACGACATATTGAAAACACAGAACAGCAAGAAACAGCTATCATTTATCCGATTCGTGATGCACTTATGTGGGAAGAAAGTAATCCTTTAGGGCTTTCAGAAAAATCATTTAACGGACATAATTTTTTCAGTGCTGAAAATTTAGGGCCAGAATTAACACTAACTTACTTTTATAAAGATACTTATAAGTCTTTAAAGGAAGTTCGTCAGGAAAAAGAAAAGGAACTGATTAAAGGTCTTAACGATACACCATACCCAAGCTATGAAACTTTAAAAGCTGAAGAAAATGAAATAGCACCTAAATTGGTTTTTATTATTAAAGACGAAGCAGGAAATGTGGTAAAAAAAATACTAAAAGGACCTAAAAAAGGCGTTCAACGTTTGCAATGGGATTTAAGATATGACTATGATAAACCCATAGATTTGAACCAGTCAAATGACTACAACCCCTGGGCAGGAAAAAAGATAGCTACTTTAGTGAATCCTGGTACTTATTCTGTAGAAATGCATTTATTAAGTGACGGCGATATGAGTTTATTAGTAGCACCACAAAGCTTTAAAGTTAAAGCATTAAATAATACCGTATTGCCTGCAGCTGATAGATCTGCTAAAGTTGCTTTTCAAAGAGAAGTCAATGCCTTGCATACCGAAATGAGTATTAGTGGTGATAAAATAAATCAAATAACTAATAAGTTAAAGCATATAAAAGAGGCTATTAAAATAGCTGATTATCCTATTGATAAACTAACAAAATCAGTTTTAAATATTGAAGGACAATTAAAAGAGATTCGTATTTCACTTTATGGAGACCCTCTTAAAACACGTTTAGATATTGACCAAAAATTGCCTACCTCAAGTAGATTGGGAGCTATTGCTTATCAGCAAAAGTATTCAACGTCATCACCTACAAAAACACATTTAAATAGTTTTAAAATAGCAAAATCTCAGTTTGCTGGTATAAAAGCGAAAGTAGATACCCTTTATGAAGTCGATATTAAAACGTTAGAGAAATTATTAAAAGAAGTTGGAGCTCCATATACCCCAGGCCGATTAATGGAATCACCTAAAAACTAG
- a CDS encoding ExbD/TolR family protein produces MRHSKLIPEVNAGSMADIAFLLLIFFLVTATISSDEGINRLLPKECPPGEACDGIIAERNILRILINDDDEIMIENNVIAIIELKEITKNFLDNNGDNTCNYCNGVKASDASDNPKEAVVSLQNGRHTSYKQFIAVQDELSKAYYELRNTYSMNVLRKPSDKLSKEELKQVKDAYPFILSEAETK; encoded by the coding sequence ATGAGACATTCAAAATTAATCCCTGAAGTAAATGCAGGATCTATGGCAGACATTGCATTTTTATTACTCATCTTTTTTCTTGTAACGGCAACCATATCTTCCGATGAAGGTATAAATAGACTACTTCCAAAAGAATGTCCTCCTGGTGAGGCTTGTGATGGTATAATAGCAGAACGCAATATACTGCGCATTCTAATAAACGATGATGATGAAATCATGATTGAGAATAACGTCATCGCAATTATTGAATTAAAAGAGATCACTAAAAACTTTTTAGATAATAATGGCGATAATACCTGTAATTACTGCAATGGTGTAAAGGCCTCAGATGCATCTGATAATCCTAAAGAAGCTGTAGTATCCTTACAAAACGGTAGACATACATCTTATAAACAATTTATAGCTGTACAGGATGAACTCTCGAAAGCTTATTACGAATTACGAAACACTTATAGTATGAATGTGCTAAGAAAGCCTTCAGACAAACTATCAAAAGAAGAGCTAAAGCAAGTGAAAGACGCCTATCCTTTTATACTTTCTGAAGCAGAAACGAAATAA
- a CDS encoding 3D domain-containing protein: MFIPKYIILIIILGFFNCKENEKVRERDEGLYEWKTINVTASAYNSLAYQTNSNPSIGAFGDSLVPGMRCIAVSRDLLKMGLKHNTPVKIEGFDSIYLVKDKMNARWEKRIDIYMGTDVKAARNWGKKKVSITYGIPKEK; encoded by the coding sequence ATGTTTATACCTAAATATATCATACTAATTATCATTTTAGGCTTTTTTAATTGTAAAGAAAATGAAAAAGTAAGAGAAAGAGATGAAGGTCTTTATGAGTGGAAAACTATAAATGTTACAGCATCAGCTTACAATTCATTAGCTTATCAAACAAATTCTAATCCAAGTATAGGAGCTTTTGGCGATAGTTTAGTTCCTGGAATGAGATGTATTGCCGTCTCCAGAGATTTACTAAAAATGGGACTTAAGCATAATACTCCTGTTAAAATTGAAGGCTTTGATAGTATTTATTTGGTTAAAGACAAAATGAATGCGCGTTGGGAAAAACGCATAGATATTTATATGGGAACCGATGTAAAAGCAGCAAGAAATTGGGGCAAGAAAAAAGTGTCTATAACCTATGGTATTCCTAAAGAAAAATAG